In Rhodococcus pseudokoreensis, one DNA window encodes the following:
- a CDS encoding nucleotidyltransferase domain-containing protein, with the protein MTESLDGRMLAEALRRLALRQTEIDGVMDRIVDDTIGLLLYGSRARGDFVPSSDFDLLRFTTAWDSPTFKSGRVSVSSYTPEQLLSANGTLFGTHIQRDGRVLIERNDELTSLVAAFSPAEPDKLLERVRRYSMILNQPEAEMRSHCLGLVRLARYLLRTAIYAIAMAQGKPCFSVRELAAQYGEPRLATLLASDPEITGPGSDALLEELVSRLVVAIGPLPSHDHGSLHALAVRYWDVDRSLAALAIRAADEDDADSLDYSDLPKVLL; encoded by the coding sequence ATGACCGAGTCACTGGACGGACGCATGTTGGCGGAAGCCCTGCGCCGCTTGGCGCTTCGGCAGACCGAGATTGATGGTGTCATGGACAGAATTGTCGATGACACCATAGGACTGCTGCTCTACGGCAGCAGAGCTCGCGGGGACTTCGTTCCATCGTCGGACTTCGATCTTCTGAGGTTTACCACTGCTTGGGACTCGCCCACGTTCAAGTCCGGTAGGGTCTCTGTTAGTTCGTACACGCCCGAGCAACTGCTGAGTGCGAATGGCACTCTCTTCGGCACCCATATACAGCGCGACGGTAGGGTGCTGATCGAGCGCAACGATGAACTGACGTCACTAGTTGCCGCATTTTCCCCGGCTGAACCAGACAAACTCCTCGAGCGGGTCCGGCGCTATTCGATGATTTTGAATCAGCCTGAAGCAGAGATGCGATCTCACTGTTTAGGTTTGGTGCGCCTTGCGCGTTACCTTCTGCGAACGGCGATATATGCGATTGCTATGGCTCAGGGAAAGCCGTGTTTCTCAGTTCGTGAATTGGCAGCTCAGTACGGCGAGCCGCGATTGGCCACGCTTCTTGCCTCGGATCCGGAAATTACCGGGCCAGGCTCAGACGCTTTACTCGAGGAGCTGGTCAGTCGCTTGGTCGTTGCGATTGGTCCCCTCCCATCACATGACCATGGATCACTTCATGCTCTTGCAGTTCGCTACTGGGACGTAGATCGGAGCCTTGCGGCGCTAGCCATTAGAGCAGCGGACGAGGATGACGCGGACTCCCTGGATTATTCCGACCTCCCGAAGGTTTTGCTGTGA